The following proteins are encoded in a genomic region of Deltaproteobacteria bacterium:
- a CDS encoding HAD-IC family P-type ATPase, which produces MNWYQLDIKKTFRELSVSDAGLTEKEARERFAQYGPNKLAEEEKVNRLRILIGQFASPLIYILLIAAIVTAIFREYVDTGVIVSVVLLNALIGYLQEYKAEESVKALQKMVVLKARVLRNGMEKEIHSEELVPGDIVLLTSGLKVPADLRLFSSKELRIDEAMLTGESIPAEKMVDALDEKNLTPGDQRNIAFMGTVVVSGRAKGLVVESGERTVLGQIAREVKELSVTKTPIQEKIARFAKLIGLIVSGSAVAIFTVGFILGEKTSEMFMTAVAASVAAIPEGLPIVVTITMAVGINRMARRNAIIRKVPAVETLGSTTVICSDKTGTLTKNEMTVKLMCDGERIYEVTGNGYEPKGEFLHEGHIVDTTASSNLRMLLTIGLLCNESDIYEEEGQYKVDGDPTEGALIVSAIKGGLNPEDELKHYPRLAMIPFESERGYMATLHKDGDKKFIYVKGAPEQVMSLCTKCAVGPGSITKRVLDRTSHFGTEAMRVLAMAYKEAPDDLIELTHDHVEGYLTLAGLQGMIDPPKAEAVDAVKGCQDAGIRVVMITGDNSDTASAIGRRLGITMEGFEVLTGKELEGMSDEHLFESVQNVSVFARVSPQHKLRVVQQLMRHCEVVAATGDGVNDAPALKAAHIGVAMGRSGTDVAKEAADMLVMDDNFASIFNAVEEGRVVFENIRKVILFLIPTGFAAILSILATMFLGVPIPYVPAQLLWINLVTNGLQDVALAFEPGEKDIIKKPPRHPREGIISRAMIERSLLVAFVISAGVVYNYITALKGGAPLEEARTMAVTTMVFFQFFQAWNSRSGLQSVFRMNVFSNPFLLYSLLAALFAQVALIHVPTLQWIFRTVPLTGGEWLQTGIIAITVIIAVEVDKAIRRSRKGVETLDRTDFGVCDLPE; this is translated from the coding sequence ATGAACTGGTATCAACTTGACATCAAGAAAACATTTCGAGAACTGAGCGTCTCAGACGCAGGGCTCACGGAGAAAGAAGCCAGAGAGCGTTTTGCGCAGTACGGCCCGAACAAACTTGCCGAAGAAGAGAAGGTAAATAGACTACGAATTCTTATAGGCCAATTCGCAAGCCCGCTGATCTATATCCTGCTCATTGCTGCAATCGTGACAGCCATTTTTCGTGAGTATGTTGATACGGGTGTGATTGTGTCCGTTGTATTGCTGAATGCACTCATCGGTTATCTCCAGGAATATAAAGCAGAAGAAAGCGTCAAGGCCCTGCAAAAGATGGTGGTTCTCAAGGCACGGGTTCTCAGGAATGGCATGGAAAAGGAAATTCACAGCGAGGAACTGGTACCGGGGGACATTGTGTTGCTTACGTCCGGGCTCAAGGTGCCGGCGGACCTCAGGCTATTTAGTTCAAAAGAGTTGAGGATTGACGAGGCCATGCTCACAGGCGAATCCATCCCGGCCGAAAAGATGGTCGATGCACTCGATGAAAAAAACTTGACCCCAGGGGACCAAAGGAACATAGCCTTTATGGGTACTGTTGTAGTGAGCGGCAGGGCCAAAGGCCTTGTTGTGGAGAGCGGAGAAAGAACTGTCCTCGGGCAGATTGCCCGCGAAGTAAAGGAACTGTCGGTTACCAAGACACCCATTCAGGAGAAAATAGCAAGATTCGCAAAACTTATAGGTCTCATAGTCTCGGGTAGCGCCGTAGCGATATTCACAGTAGGGTTTATCCTGGGCGAAAAGACATCGGAGATGTTCATGACAGCTGTGGCAGCATCTGTTGCTGCCATCCCAGAGGGACTTCCCATTGTTGTGACTATCACCATGGCTGTAGGGATAAACAGGATGGCAAGGAGAAACGCCATCATCAGAAAGGTCCCTGCGGTCGAGACACTCGGTAGCACCACAGTCATATGCTCGGACAAGACAGGAACCCTTACAAAGAATGAGATGACTGTGAAGTTGATGTGTGATGGTGAACGCATATATGAGGTAACAGGAAACGGCTATGAACCGAAAGGAGAGTTTCTCCACGAAGGGCACATTGTTGATACTACAGCATCAAGCAACCTCCGTATGCTTCTCACGATAGGCCTGCTTTGCAATGAATCTGATATTTACGAAGAAGAGGGACAGTACAAGGTGGATGGCGATCCGACCGAGGGGGCCTTAATCGTATCTGCCATCAAGGGTGGTTTGAACCCAGAAGACGAACTGAAGCATTATCCACGTCTGGCCATGATTCCGTTTGAATCCGAACGGGGCTACATGGCCACCCTCCACAAGGACGGTGATAAGAAATTCATTTATGTAAAGGGCGCTCCGGAGCAGGTTATGAGTCTCTGCACAAAGTGTGCTGTGGGCCCAGGGTCCATAACCAAGCGGGTATTAGACCGAACAAGCCATTTTGGTACTGAGGCAATGAGGGTTCTTGCCATGGCCTACAAGGAGGCGCCAGATGATCTTATTGAATTGACTCACGATCATGTGGAGGGATACCTTACGCTTGCAGGTCTTCAGGGGATGATAGATCCGCCAAAGGCGGAAGCCGTTGATGCGGTGAAAGGGTGTCAAGACGCAGGCATCAGGGTGGTGATGATCACAGGCGATAATTCCGATACGGCCTCTGCCATTGGTAGGAGGCTGGGCATAACCATGGAGGGATTTGAGGTTTTAACAGGAAAAGAGCTGGAGGGAATGAGCGACGAACATCTCTTCGAGAGCGTCCAGAACGTTTCCGTCTTCGCGCGGGTTTCGCCGCAGCATAAATTAAGAGTGGTGCAGCAACTGATGAGGCACTGCGAGGTGGTCGCTGCCACGGGCGATGGTGTAAACGATGCACCAGCCTTGAAGGCCGCTCACATCGGTGTGGCAATGGGACGGTCAGGAACGGATGTGGCAAAAGAGGCTGCAGACATGCTGGTCATGGACGATAACTTTGCAAGCATCTTTAACGCAGTCGAAGAAGGGAGGGTCGTTTTTGAAAATATCAGAAAGGTCATTTTATTTCTCATCCCCACGGGTTTTGCCGCTATCCTCTCCATACTTGCCACGATGTTTCTTGGCGTACCCATCCCTTACGTGCCTGCCCAGCTTCTCTGGATCAACCTAGTGACCAACGGTCTCCAGGACGTGGCCCTTGCTTTTGAGCCGGGTGAAAAAGATATCATCAAGAAACCGCCCAGGCACCCCAGAGAAGGGATCATATCAAGGGCCATGATCGAGCGGAGTCTCCTTGTCGCCTTTGTGATATCCGCGGGCGTTGTGTACAACTACATTACAGCATTGAAGGGAGGGGCACCTCTTGAAGAGGCAAGAACCATGGCTGTAACAACCATGGTTTTCTTTCAGTTTTTCCAGGCATGGAACTCCCGGTCCGGACTGCAGTCTGTTTTCCGGATGAACGTATTCAGCAACCCATTTTTGCTTTACTCTTTGCTGGCTGCCCTCTTTGCGCAAGTGGCTCTGATACACGTCCCTACCCTTCAATGGATCTTCAGAACGGTACCTTTGACAGGTGGTGAGTGGCTGCAGACAGGCATCATTGCTATAACGGTTATCATTGCTGTTGAAGTAGATAAAGCGATTAGAAGATCAAGAAAGGGGGTTGAGACGCTGGACCGGACAGATTTCGGCGTATGTGATTTACCGGAATGA
- a CDS encoding YeeE/YedE family protein, whose translation MRILTYGLIAGILFGFLLQKAGVIRYDKQLGAMRLMDMTIVKFMLSSILVSMVGVYILFDLGLAKLSVKPTILGGNIVGGLIFGGGWGLLGYCPGTAVGALGEGRWDGLWGILGMLAGAALFAEVYPSLKKTVLTWADFGKITVPEILSLNHWVIIPIFIMGGLALFRWFEKKGL comes from the coding sequence ATGAGAATACTGACTTACGGGCTGATAGCTGGCATTCTCTTTGGCTTTTTACTGCAAAAAGCCGGCGTCATCCGGTACGACAAGCAGCTTGGTGCAATGCGTCTTATGGATATGACTATCGTCAAGTTCATGCTCTCGAGCATCCTGGTTAGCATGGTAGGGGTTTACATACTTTTCGATCTTGGGTTAGCCAAACTTTCTGTCAAGCCTACCATCTTAGGAGGCAATATTGTTGGTGGACTCATCTTTGGGGGTGGCTGGGGATTGTTGGGCTATTGTCCCGGGACCGCGGTTGGTGCTCTAGGTGAAGGTCGATGGGATGGACTATGGGGTATCCTGGGAATGCTGGCCGGAGCAGCGCTCTTTGCAGAGGTGTATCCGAGCCTGAAGAAAACGGTCTTAACATGGGCAGATTTTGGCAAGATCACTGTGCCCGAGATACTCAGTCTGAACCACTGGGTCATTATCCCTATCTTTATTATGGGAGGACTAGCCCTTTTTCGATGGTTTGAGAAAAAAGGGCTTTGA
- a CDS encoding YeeE/YedE family protein, which translates to MMEGKGWSPYLAGALSGMVFILSVWFAGKVIGASTSFVRSAGMIEKRFNAERVARMDYFVKKVPKIDWQWMFVAGIFVGSLIASTTSGSFQWKALPDMWEARFGPSRIKRGLCAFTGGLVAIFGARLAGGUPSGHGLGGSLQLAVSGYVGLICFFVGGIIVARALYGRGDRT; encoded by the coding sequence ATGATGGAAGGCAAAGGCTGGAGCCCGTACCTAGCTGGGGCGCTGAGTGGCATGGTGTTCATCCTGTCTGTGTGGTTTGCAGGCAAGGTCATTGGCGCGTCAACCAGTTTTGTACGCTCGGCAGGCATGATCGAAAAGCGCTTCAATGCCGAGCGGGTAGCCAGGATGGATTATTTTGTCAAAAAGGTGCCAAAGATCGACTGGCAGTGGATGTTTGTAGCAGGAATTTTTGTCGGATCTTTGATTGCGTCGACAACCAGTGGTAGTTTCCAATGGAAGGCCCTGCCCGATATGTGGGAGGCGCGTTTTGGTCCGAGCCGGATCAAGCGAGGCCTTTGCGCCTTTACAGGTGGACTTGTAGCCATATTTGGAGCGCGTCTGGCCGGTGGCTGACCGAGCGGCCATGGGCTGGGCGGCTCGCTTCAGCTAGCAGTGAGTGGATACGTTGGCTTGATTTGCTTTTTTGTAGGTGGCATCATCGTTGCTCGTGCCCTTTATGGGAGAGGTGATCGCACATGA
- a CDS encoding sulfur oxygenase reductase family protein, which produces MSENETRMDRRNFMKIAALAAGGASFAAGLPFAHARQTTEEPDSPIYAALNMSKVSNNEESFRLMKKVGPKVCITTATHPGFVGFQANIQTGILPLAGRFGGGKVHMEKELNPIRNYQYTMWKRWQDHDDFHQKQFDRVFELCGRCLSMVIEGPWEPVYRIVKAKMAPIRSMGQITDLATDMQQQKEFIRFATPRRCVAMAEHTVRPGREKAFEEGAIATMEAVSDSTGFLGYMILKQMGVCALGSFMMDPKSMAQSLQTLGANPPKDPKPLFKTPEAMPSPPEYLIHSEWDAVEMAQLGFAKVLVNHRIRKIHDDGVMAHLMRGPYIMFFQPIMEEPGWRSMVV; this is translated from the coding sequence ATGTCAGAGAATGAAACAAGAATGGATCGCAGGAATTTCATGAAGATAGCTGCGTTGGCCGCCGGTGGCGCCAGCTTTGCGGCAGGATTGCCTTTCGCCCATGCACGTCAGACAACTGAAGAGCCTGATAGCCCTATCTATGCAGCACTGAACATGTCAAAAGTGTCCAACAACGAAGAAAGTTTCCGGTTGATGAAAAAGGTTGGGCCAAAAGTGTGTATCACAACGGCCACCCACCCGGGTTTTGTTGGTTTCCAGGCCAACATCCAGACCGGAATTCTCCCTCTTGCTGGTCGATTCGGTGGAGGAAAAGTCCACATGGAAAAGGAACTCAACCCTATTCGCAACTATCAGTATACCATGTGGAAGAGGTGGCAGGACCACGACGACTTTCATCAAAAGCAGTTTGACCGAGTCTTTGAACTGTGCGGGCGCTGTTTGTCCATGGTCATTGAGGGTCCATGGGAGCCGGTTTACAGGATCGTCAAAGCCAAGATGGCACCCATAAGGTCTATGGGCCAGATCACCGATCTTGCCACAGACATGCAGCAGCAAAAGGAATTCATCCGTTTTGCTACACCCCGTCGTTGTGTGGCCATGGCGGAGCATACCGTCAGACCTGGCAGAGAAAAGGCTTTTGAGGAGGGCGCTATTGCCACCATGGAGGCCGTGTCGGATTCGACCGGTTTTTTGGGATATATGATCCTTAAACAGATGGGCGTTTGCGCTCTGGGGAGCTTCATGATGGATCCGAAATCGATGGCACAATCCTTACAGACTTTGGGTGCAAATCCACCGAAAGATCCCAAGCCCTTATTCAAAACGCCTGAAGCCATGCCCAGCCCTCCGGAGTATTTGATTCACAGCGAATGGGATGCGGTCGAGATGGCACAGTTAGGTTTTGCCAAGGTGTTGGTCAACCACAGGATCAGAAAAATTCACGATGATGGGGTGATGGCGCACCTCATGAGAGGTCCTTACATCATGTTTTTCCAGCCCATAATGGAAGAACCAGGCTGGCGGTCCATGGTTGTCTAG
- a CDS encoding DUF3365 domain-containing protein yields MNKVIFLILVTGLLSSVALAVDQQERIIASRSVVKEFGGELKSELKKVMQSGGPIQAIDVCKRIAPEIGARVSEGTGWLVGHRALKVHNPANTPDAWERRVLEDFEKRRASGENPKKKA; encoded by the coding sequence ATGAACAAAGTAATATTTCTTATTTTGGTAACAGGCCTGTTATCTTCTGTGGCTCTGGCAGTCGATCAACAGGAACGCATCATTGCAAGCCGTTCGGTTGTCAAAGAGTTTGGGGGTGAACTCAAGAGCGAGTTGAAAAAGGTTATGCAAAGCGGTGGCCCTATTCAGGCTATTGACGTCTGCAAAAGGATTGCGCCGGAAATAGGTGCCCGCGTTTCAGAGGGGACAGGCTGGCTCGTCGGGCATAGAGCGCTCAAGGTACACAATCCGGCCAACACCCCAGATGCGTGGGAGCGAAGGGTACTGGAAGATTTTGAAAAACGTAGGGCCTCTGGGGAAAACCCCAAAAAGAAGGCATGA
- a CDS encoding hydroxylamine oxidase, translating to MFAMLMVFLFAQTALGANGRISEETGTCIECHTSEHPGIVANWQKGRMARVTPRAARSMILKKRRVSFDDVPNKLARVVVGCAECHTLNPERHQDTFEHNGYQVHVVVTPEDCATCHPVEAGQYHKNIMSRAYGNLQNNPVYRALVDSVNGIQSFRDMKTTQKAPDAETDADSCFYCHGTVVEVKGTMARDTAHGEMSFPVLSGLPNQGVGRINPDGSMGSCASCHTRHQFSIEMARKPYTCSECHKGPDVPAYKVYSVSKHGNIYSGLGKAWNYKPVPWTVGKDFTAPTCATCHASLVVSEEGEVLAERTHQMNDRLSWRIFGLIYAHAHPDSPDTTIIKNKAGLPLPTELTGEPVTPFLINAKEQAKRKKTMQGVCAACHSQGWVDGQFARLENTIKITNEMTLTATKVLLSAWEKGAAKGLAQKDSIFNEAIEKKWVEQWLFFANSTRFASAMAGADYGVFADGRWYMSKNIQEMVDWLEFKVKKW from the coding sequence ATGTTTGCTATGCTGATGGTATTTCTTTTCGCCCAGACGGCCCTTGGGGCCAATGGCCGAATCAGCGAAGAGACCGGGACTTGTATTGAATGCCACACCTCGGAGCATCCGGGAATTGTGGCGAACTGGCAGAAGGGCCGCATGGCCAGGGTCACCCCCAGGGCAGCAAGGAGTATGATTTTAAAGAAGCGGCGGGTTTCGTTCGATGATGTGCCCAACAAACTGGCGCGTGTTGTCGTCGGGTGTGCAGAGTGTCACACCTTGAACCCCGAAAGGCATCAGGACACCTTTGAACACAACGGCTACCAGGTCCATGTGGTGGTGACCCCTGAGGATTGTGCTACCTGTCATCCCGTGGAAGCGGGACAATATCACAAAAACATCATGTCTCGTGCCTATGGAAACCTTCAGAACAATCCGGTGTACCGTGCCCTGGTAGACTCGGTGAACGGCATCCAGTCCTTTAGGGACATGAAGACGACCCAAAAGGCTCCGGATGCTGAGACTGATGCCGATTCTTGTTTTTACTGCCACGGTACGGTTGTTGAGGTTAAAGGTACAATGGCAAGAGACACGGCCCACGGTGAAATGTCGTTTCCTGTTCTTTCCGGCTTGCCCAATCAGGGCGTTGGGCGGATCAATCCTGACGGGAGTATGGGGTCTTGTGCTTCTTGTCATACACGACATCAATTTTCAATTGAAATGGCCAGAAAGCCTTATACCTGCTCTGAATGTCATAAGGGTCCTGATGTGCCGGCATATAAGGTGTATTCGGTTAGCAAACATGGAAACATCTATTCCGGCCTCGGGAAGGCTTGGAATTACAAGCCGGTTCCCTGGACCGTGGGAAAAGACTTCACGGCCCCCACCTGTGCCACCTGCCATGCGAGCCTCGTAGTTTCTGAAGAAGGCGAAGTACTGGCAGAGCGGACCCACCAGATGAATGATCGGCTCTCTTGGCGGATATTCGGGTTGATTTACGCCCATGCCCATCCCGACTCGCCGGATACTACGATTATCAAAAACAAGGCTGGATTGCCTTTGCCAACGGAGTTGACCGGAGAGCCTGTGACTCCCTTTTTGATCAACGCAAAGGAGCAGGCCAAGAGAAAAAAGACCATGCAGGGCGTTTGTGCTGCTTGCCACAGCCAAGGGTGGGTGGACGGACAGTTTGCCCGCCTTGAGAACACAATCAAGATTACGAACGAGATGACGCTGACCGCCACCAAGGTTCTCCTTTCGGCGTGGGAAAAGGGGGCCGCCAAAGGCCTTGCGCAGAAGGACAGCATCTTTAATGAGGCTATTGAGAAAAAATGGGTAGAACAGTGGCTCTTCTTTGCCAATTCAACCCGTTTTGCCTCTGCCATGGCCGGAGCCGACTATGGTGTTTTCGCCGATGGACGGTGGTATATGTCAAAAAACATTCAGGAGATGGTAGATTGGCTGGAATTTAAGGTGAAAAAATGGTGA
- a CDS encoding two pore domain potassium channel family protein yields MDTLAFRLRVFILLLFIIIIVGTFGFMFIESLSPADAFYFSIVTITTVGYGDIHPATQLGKILAVVLIITGVGTFLGVVANATEMLLNRREKKIREQKLNMVVGMFFSELGTKILSYFTGYDPQVDVIRKKLIVKSDWSEEDFLDVKALLDKYQYEVDPQKLRLQDLKSLLEQNGYFLLTLWENPNLLEQEAFTETLRAILHMKEELLPRWSTLAIRWRWLTRRFALIWYTPTTAFALPQPMVRATVGAASSTVRVRPPPWRAGRAPAYRPRHCVLRHL; encoded by the coding sequence ATGGATACACTGGCATTTAGGTTACGAGTTTTTATTCTACTGTTGTTCATTATTATTATTGTCGGCACCTTCGGCTTCATGTTCATTGAAAGCTTATCACCAGCAGACGCCTTTTATTTTAGCATTGTCACCATCACCACGGTCGGGTACGGAGACATCCATCCGGCAACCCAGCTTGGTAAAATCCTAGCCGTTGTGTTGATTATTACCGGTGTAGGCACCTTCCTAGGGGTAGTTGCCAACGCTACAGAGATGTTGCTGAATAGGAGAGAGAAAAAGATCAGAGAGCAGAAATTGAACATGGTAGTCGGCATGTTTTTCAGCGAATTAGGCACCAAAATCCTATCTTATTTTACCGGATACGACCCCCAAGTGGATGTCATTAGAAAAAAACTCATTGTCAAAAGTGATTGGTCTGAAGAAGATTTTCTAGATGTAAAAGCCCTTCTTGACAAGTACCAATATGAGGTAGATCCGCAAAAGCTCAGACTGCAAGATTTGAAAAGTCTGCTCGAGCAAAATGGTTACTTCCTACTCACCTTGTGGGAAAATCCCAATTTGCTTGAGCAAGAAGCCTTTACGGAAACTCTTAGGGCAATTCTTCATATGAAGGAAGAACTCCTCCCCAGATGGTCCACGTTGGCCATCAGATGGCGATGGCTAACGAGAAGATTCGCGCTGATATGGTACACACCAACCACGGCTTTCGCGTTACCACAGCCGATGGTAAGAGCTACCGTGGGCGCTGCGTCATCTACTGTGCGGGTAAGGCCGCCGCCTTGGCGTGCCGGGAGAGCACCGGCTTATCGGCCACGGCATTGCGTTTTGCGCCACCTGTGA
- a CDS encoding Fe-Mn family superoxide dismutase, with product MAYEAKDYSSLIGIKGFSEALLKNHFTLYQGYVANTNKVMGLLDEMLKADKTGTPGYAELKRRLGWEFNGMRLHEYYFDNLGGHGSLDTGGKLAHEINENFANYASWQKDFKAIGAMRGIGWTVLYQDSVTRRLINLWINEHDVGHPAGCRPILVLDVFEHAFMLDYGLKRADYIDAFFNNIDWNEAGKRLL from the coding sequence ATGGCTTATGAAGCAAAAGACTACAGCAGCCTGATCGGCATTAAAGGGTTCAGTGAAGCCTTGCTCAAGAATCATTTTACCCTCTATCAAGGCTATGTGGCGAATACCAACAAAGTCATGGGGTTGCTTGATGAGATGCTGAAAGCGGACAAAACAGGGACCCCGGGGTATGCTGAGCTGAAAAGACGCCTGGGCTGGGAGTTCAATGGTATGCGCCTCCATGAATACTATTTTGACAATCTAGGAGGACACGGCAGCCTTGACACAGGAGGAAAGCTTGCACACGAGATTAACGAAAATTTCGCTAACTATGCAAGCTGGCAGAAGGACTTCAAAGCGATCGGCGCAATGAGAGGCATTGGCTGGACAGTGCTCTATCAGGATTCTGTGACTCGCCGGCTGATCAACCTGTGGATTAATGAGCACGATGTGGGCCACCCTGCAGGTTGCAGACCTATTTTGGTGCTCGACGTCTTTGAACATGCCTTTATGTTAGACTATGGCCTCAAACGAGCCGATTATATCGATGCCTTTTTCAACAACATCGACTGGAACGAGGCGGGTAAGCGCCTGCTATAA
- a CDS encoding DsrE family protein, translating to MKKVALFAFNGDAMCFIHVLLNAVDMNDKGYDVKIIVEGSATKLIPELGKDNHPMYRLYEKAKGLDLIDGACKACSNKMGTLEGAKAQGLRLLDEMSGHPSMARYLEEGFEVITF from the coding sequence ATGAAAAAGGTTGCCCTGTTTGCCTTTAATGGCGATGCCATGTGCTTTATCCATGTTCTGTTGAATGCCGTCGACATGAACGATAAAGGGTATGACGTCAAGATTATCGTTGAGGGTTCTGCCACCAAGCTGATCCCTGAACTGGGCAAGGATAATCACCCAATGTACCGCCTGTATGAGAAGGCCAAGGGTTTAGACCTGATTGATGGGGCTTGCAAGGCATGCTCCAACAAGATGGGCACCCTGGAAGGCGCAAAGGCCCAGGGGTTGAGGCTCTTAGACGAAATGTCCGGACATCCCAGCATGGCCCGGTACCTGGAAGAAGGTTTTGAGGTTATTACATTTTGA
- a CDS encoding ferredoxin, with protein MKVPVIDLGECVYCEACLELCPSVFRRNDAGYIEVVDLEKYPEEEVGEAIKNCPADCIACWEVS; from the coding sequence GTGAAGGTTCCAGTCATTGATCTGGGTGAATGCGTTTACTGTGAGGCCTGTTTGGAGCTGTGCCCCAGCGTATTTAGACGCAATGATGCGGGGTATATAGAGGTCGTTGACTTGGAGAAATATCCGGAGGAAGAGGTGGGGGAGGCCATTAAGAACTGCCCGGCTGACTGCATAGCCTGCTGGGAAGTGTCCTAG
- a CDS encoding FprA family A-type flavoprotein, which translates to MKPIEIAEDIYWLGVIDWNIRNMHGYSTPYGTTYNAFLIVDEKIALIDAVKKEFADELIDGISQIVEPKKIECVISNHTEMDHSGGLPRVMHRLGEDKPLYCSKMGLKNLSRHFRQKWNYQPVENGGELTLGKRTLTFMETRMLHWPDSMFTYVKEDKILFSSDAFGQHYAGLERFDDQVGDAIMPHAKKYFANILLLYSPLILKLVGKVQEMGLSLDMICPDHGIIWRHDPSRIINAYVEWSTQTPRRKAVVVYDSMWHSTETMAEAIVDALGQEGVDARPMHLRHCDRSDIMTEVLDAGAVIVGSPTLNNGLFPTVSDFLTYMKGLKPKNKIGAAFGSYGWSGEAVKLINKKLDAMKFELIDPGVQIKYVPNDQGIDACHQLGKKIAQALPN; encoded by the coding sequence CATGCATGGTTATTCCACGCCCTATGGAACTACATACAATGCCTTTTTGATCGTGGACGAAAAGATTGCCCTGATTGACGCTGTGAAAAAAGAGTTTGCCGATGAATTGATCGATGGCATCAGTCAAATTGTCGAGCCAAAAAAGATCGAGTGTGTCATCAGCAACCACACGGAAATGGACCATTCAGGGGGCTTGCCAAGGGTGATGCACAGGCTAGGGGAGGACAAACCGCTGTATTGTTCAAAGATGGGTTTGAAGAATCTCTCCCGTCATTTCCGGCAGAAATGGAATTACCAGCCTGTGGAAAACGGAGGAGAATTGACCCTGGGAAAAAGGACCCTCACCTTTATGGAGACCCGAATGCTCCACTGGCCGGACAGCATGTTTACGTATGTTAAAGAAGACAAGATTCTCTTTTCCAGTGATGCATTCGGACAGCACTACGCAGGACTTGAAAGGTTTGACGACCAGGTTGGTGATGCCATCATGCCCCATGCCAAGAAATACTTTGCCAATATCTTACTCCTTTATTCCCCTCTAATTCTCAAATTAGTGGGCAAGGTTCAGGAGATGGGTCTATCCCTGGACATGATTTGCCCTGACCACGGTATCATTTGGCGGCATGACCCTTCAAGGATCATTAATGCCTACGTGGAATGGAGCACTCAGACACCTAGAAGAAAGGCAGTGGTCGTCTATGATAGCATGTGGCACAGCACTGAAACCATGGCAGAAGCGATTGTGGATGCGCTTGGCCAGGAAGGTGTGGATGCCAGACCCATGCACTTGAGACACTGTGACCGGAGCGACATTATGACAGAGGTCCTTGATGCGGGGGCAGTCATCGTCGGTTCCCCGACCCTAAACAACGGCCTTTTTCCTACTGTCAGTGATTTTCTTACCTACATGAAGGGCCTGAAGCCGAAAAACAAGATTGGGGCCGCCTTTGGTTCCTACGGCTGGAGCGGCGAGGCAGTCAAACTGATTAACAAGAAACTGGACGCGATGAAGTTCGAACTAATCGATCCGGGGGTGCAGATAAAATACGTCCCGAATGATCAAGGCATCGACGCGTGCCATCAGCTTGGCAAGAAGATAGCCCAGGCCCTTCCCAATTAA